The following are encoded together in the Streptomyces sp. NBC_00358 genome:
- a CDS encoding alpha/beta fold hydrolase: MSRPTYETHGAYTPPVPVRELIAHSADGARLHVEVHGPEDAPAVVLAHGWTCSTAFWAAQIRDLAADHRVIAYDQRGHGRSPASDTCSTEALADDLEAVLAATLAPGEKAVLAGHSMGGMTLMAASARPRFREHAAAALLCSTGSTRLVEESRVLPMRAGRLRTRVTGAVLGSRAPLGPVTPLARRILKYATMGPGSSPAMVDACARIVHACPRTVRHAWSAVLATLDLDRGVRELRVPTAVIAGTVDRLTPVVHARSLVAALPNCVGSTELPGLGHMTPVEAPDLVTARIRELVTTYARPAEPPKAAAGAENTRTAVEGAENTRTAVEGAENTRTAVEGAENTRTAVEGAENTRTAVEGAEIKEGA, translated from the coding sequence GTGAGCCGACCGACGTATGAGACGCACGGCGCGTACACGCCTCCCGTGCCGGTCCGGGAACTGATCGCGCACTCCGCGGACGGGGCGCGCCTGCACGTCGAGGTGCACGGACCCGAGGACGCGCCCGCCGTCGTCCTCGCGCACGGCTGGACCTGCTCGACCGCCTTCTGGGCGGCCCAGATCCGCGACCTCGCCGCCGACCACCGCGTCATCGCGTACGACCAGCGCGGGCACGGGCGCAGTCCCGCGAGCGACACGTGCAGCACCGAGGCGCTCGCCGACGACCTGGAGGCGGTGCTCGCGGCCACCCTCGCGCCGGGCGAGAAGGCCGTCCTCGCGGGGCACTCGATGGGCGGTATGACGTTGATGGCCGCCTCGGCGCGGCCGCGGTTCAGGGAGCACGCGGCGGCGGCCCTGCTGTGCAGTACGGGAAGCACGCGGCTGGTCGAGGAGTCGCGCGTGCTGCCGATGCGCGCCGGGCGGCTCCGGACCCGGGTCACCGGGGCGGTGCTCGGCTCCCGGGCGCCCCTCGGGCCCGTCACACCGCTCGCCAGGCGGATCCTCAAGTACGCGACCATGGGCCCCGGTTCGTCCCCGGCCATGGTGGACGCGTGCGCCCGGATCGTGCACGCCTGTCCGCGCACCGTGCGCCACGCCTGGTCCGCCGTGCTCGCCACGCTCGATCTCGACCGGGGCGTGCGGGAGTTGAGGGTGCCGACGGCGGTGATCGCGGGCACGGTCGACCGGTTGACGCCGGTCGTGCACGCGCGTTCCCTGGTGGCGGCGCTGCCGAACTGCGTCGGCAGCACCGAGCTGCCGGGGCTCGGGCACATGACTCCGGTGGAGGCGCCCGACCTGGTGACCGCCCGGATACGGGAACTCGTCACCACCTACGCGCGGCCCGCCGAGCCGCCGAAGGCGGCAGCGGGCGCGGAGAACACACGGACCGCCGTCGAGGGCGCGGAGAACACACGGACCGCCGTCGAGGGCGCGGAGAACACACGGACCGCCGTCGAGGGCGCGGAGAACACACGGACCGCCGTCGAGGGCGCGGAGAACACACGGACCGCCGTCGAGGGCGCAGAGATCAAGGAGGGCGCATGA
- a CDS encoding S41 family peptidase — protein MSDEYEKATTDENSPGYLRFPHLSGDRLCFVTEDDLWLAPLDGQGRAWRLTVDRTKVGHPRFSPDGRHIAYTSWRSFVPEIHLAPVDGGPGRRLTYWGSADTQVCGWSPEGDILAVASHGQPFSYFTWAYSVATDGDPGRKLPWGPVSDIGVADVEGERRTLLLTGTPPHEPAAWKRYRGGATGRIWLHGRQLVADLDGHLACPMFVGGRIAFLSDHEGVGNLYSCAYDGSDLRRHTDHDAFYARHAASDGSRVVYQCAGDLWIVDNLSPESVPRRLDIRLGGPRPGRRTYQVPAAQHVDSISVDETGRAGAVVVRGSLYWLTHRDGPARTIADTPGVRVRLPEMLGSGGQVAYVTDAEGEDAVEIAYLPRASGAREPRRLASGQLGRVQELVSDPQGERLAIASNDGRLLLLDATEESADLTGTESEETSGPESDTSSGTESEDASGTESEDPSETESETESEDGSGTETGQGEVTELIRSINGPVTDLAFSPDGAWLTWSHPGIGRSLRQIKMARIKDRLIVDVTNGRFEDENPVFTRDGRYLAFLSWRGFDPVYDVHTGDLSFPLGCRPYLVPLSSATPSPFALNPDGRPVAGGLDPIEEGTGDGSATTVELEGLESRVTPFPVTASKYSALRPVSGGGLVWLRWPISGALGETFANPDDTTGRPTLEFFNITKAKKSELVDHLDWFAVSGDGSRLVVVDEGDLRAVPSTESGDSDSTVWIDLRRILHDVDPPAEWRQAYAEAGRIIRAYYWDPDMCGLDWDAILEQYRPLVERIASPDEFADLLREVLGELGTSHAYVTAARRNEGPPHYQRWQGLLGANFVCRDGGWMLKRILPGDSSDSKARSPLAGAGIREGAVLTHVDGRPVNPVTGPYPLLAGAGGTTVELTFTPAEGEGRSRRVAVVPLIDERPLRYQDWVAKRRQVVRELSGGHCGYLHIPDMGGSGWAQFNRDLRMEVSRPALIVDVRGNAGGHISELVVEKLTRTILGWDLTRDAQPVSYASNAPRGPVVALADEATSSDGDMITAAFKLLKLGPVVGQRTWGGVVGMTGRHRLGDGTVITVPMNAAWFDAYGWSVENHGVAPDLEILRTPLDWAEGRHAQLDDAIQLALDLLRTHPAASPPDHSDVPDRTRPKLPPRSG, from the coding sequence GTGAGCGACGAGTACGAGAAGGCGACCACGGACGAGAACTCCCCCGGCTATCTGCGTTTCCCGCATCTGAGCGGTGACCGGCTGTGCTTCGTCACGGAGGACGATCTGTGGCTGGCCCCGCTCGACGGCCAGGGGCGTGCCTGGCGGCTCACCGTCGACCGCACCAAGGTCGGCCACCCCCGCTTCTCCCCCGACGGCCGGCACATCGCGTACACGAGCTGGCGCAGCTTCGTCCCGGAGATCCACCTGGCACCGGTGGACGGCGGACCGGGCCGCCGGCTCACCTACTGGGGCAGCGCCGACACCCAGGTGTGCGGCTGGTCCCCCGAGGGCGACATCCTCGCCGTCGCCTCGCACGGCCAGCCCTTCTCGTACTTCACCTGGGCCTACAGCGTCGCCACCGACGGCGACCCCGGCCGCAAACTGCCCTGGGGTCCGGTCTCGGACATCGGGGTCGCCGACGTCGAGGGCGAGCGCAGGACCCTGCTGCTCACCGGCACCCCACCGCACGAACCGGCCGCCTGGAAGCGTTACCGCGGCGGGGCCACGGGCCGCATCTGGCTGCACGGACGGCAACTGGTCGCCGACCTCGACGGCCACCTCGCCTGCCCGATGTTCGTCGGCGGACGGATCGCGTTCCTCTCCGACCACGAGGGCGTCGGGAACCTCTACTCGTGCGCGTACGACGGCTCCGACCTGCGCAGGCACACCGACCACGACGCCTTCTACGCCCGGCACGCCGCCTCGGACGGAAGCAGGGTCGTCTACCAGTGCGCGGGCGACCTGTGGATCGTCGACAACCTCTCCCCCGAGTCGGTTCCCCGGCGCCTCGACATCCGCCTGGGCGGTCCGCGTCCGGGACGGCGTACGTACCAGGTGCCCGCCGCGCAGCACGTGGACAGCATCTCCGTGGACGAGACGGGCCGGGCCGGCGCCGTCGTCGTACGCGGCAGCCTGTACTGGCTCACCCACCGCGACGGGCCGGCCCGCACCATCGCGGACACCCCGGGCGTACGGGTCCGGCTCCCGGAGATGCTCGGCTCGGGCGGCCAGGTCGCCTACGTCACCGACGCGGAGGGCGAGGACGCCGTCGAGATCGCCTACCTGCCGCGCGCGTCCGGCGCCCGCGAGCCGCGCCGCCTCGCCTCCGGACAACTGGGCCGCGTACAGGAACTGGTGTCGGACCCGCAGGGCGAGCGGCTCGCCATCGCCTCGAACGACGGGCGGCTGCTCCTCCTCGACGCGACGGAGGAGTCCGCCGACCTCACCGGCACGGAGTCCGAGGAGACCTCCGGCCCCGAGTCCGACACCAGCTCAGGCACGGAGTCCGAGGACGCCTCCGGCACCGAGTCCGAGGACCCGTCCGAAACGGAGTCCGAAACGGAGTCCGAGGACGGCTCCGGAACGGAGACCGGGCAGGGCGAGGTCACCGAGCTCATCCGTTCCATCAACGGCCCGGTGACGGACCTCGCCTTCTCCCCGGACGGCGCCTGGCTGACGTGGTCGCACCCCGGGATCGGCCGCTCCCTGCGGCAGATCAAGATGGCCCGCATAAAGGACCGTCTGATCGTCGACGTCACCAACGGGCGCTTCGAGGACGAGAATCCGGTGTTCACGCGGGACGGCCGCTATCTGGCCTTCCTGTCCTGGCGCGGCTTCGACCCGGTGTACGACGTGCACACCGGGGACCTGTCCTTCCCTCTCGGCTGCCGCCCCTACCTCGTCCCGCTGTCCTCCGCCACGCCTTCCCCGTTCGCGCTGAACCCGGACGGACGGCCGGTCGCCGGGGGCCTCGACCCGATCGAGGAGGGCACCGGCGACGGCAGCGCGACGACCGTCGAACTCGAAGGCCTGGAGAGCCGGGTGACGCCCTTCCCGGTCACCGCCTCCAAGTACTCGGCGCTGCGCCCGGTCTCGGGCGGCGGCCTGGTCTGGCTGCGCTGGCCGATCTCCGGCGCGCTGGGCGAGACGTTCGCCAACCCGGACGACACGACCGGCCGTCCGACCCTGGAGTTCTTCAACATCACCAAGGCGAAGAAGTCCGAACTGGTCGACCACCTGGACTGGTTCGCGGTGAGCGGCGACGGTTCCCGGCTCGTCGTCGTCGACGAGGGCGACCTGCGCGCCGTCCCCTCCACCGAGTCCGGGGACAGCGACTCGACCGTGTGGATCGACCTGCGCCGCATCCTGCACGACGTGGACCCGCCCGCCGAATGGCGCCAGGCGTACGCGGAGGCCGGCCGCATCATCCGCGCCTACTACTGGGACCCCGACATGTGCGGCCTCGACTGGGACGCGATCCTTGAGCAGTACCGGCCGCTGGTCGAACGGATCGCCTCCCCGGACGAGTTCGCGGATCTGCTGCGCGAGGTCCTCGGCGAACTGGGCACCTCGCACGCGTACGTCACCGCCGCGCGCCGCAACGAGGGCCCACCCCACTACCAGCGCTGGCAAGGACTCCTGGGCGCCAACTTCGTCTGCCGTGACGGCGGTTGGATGCTCAAGCGGATTCTGCCCGGCGACTCGTCCGACTCCAAGGCCCGCTCACCGCTGGCGGGTGCCGGAATTCGCGAGGGCGCCGTCCTGACCCATGTGGACGGCCGCCCGGTGAACCCGGTCACCGGCCCGTATCCGCTGCTCGCGGGCGCGGGCGGTACGACGGTGGAGCTGACCTTCACCCCCGCGGAGGGCGAGGGGCGCTCGCGCCGGGTGGCCGTGGTCCCGCTGATCGACGAACGCCCCCTGCGCTACCAGGACTGGGTGGCCAAACGCCGCCAGGTCGTACGGGAGTTGAGCGGCGGCCACTGCGGCTACCTGCACATCCCGGACATGGGCGGCTCGGGCTGGGCCCAGTTCAACCGCGATCTGCGGATGGAGGTCTCGCGCCCGGCCCTCATCGTCGACGTGCGGGGCAACGCGGGCGGCCACATCAGCGAACTGGTCGTCGAGAAGCTGACCCGGACGATTCTCGGCTGGGACCTCACCCGCGACGCCCAGCCGGTGTCGTACGCCTCCAACGCCCCCCGCGGGCCGGTGGTGGCCCTGGCCGACGAGGCGACGTCCTCCGACGGCGACATGATCACCGCGGCCTTCAAACTGCTCAAGCTGGGCCCGGTGGTGGGTCAGCGCACCTGGGGCGGGGTCGTCGGCATGACCGGCCGCCACCGCCTCGGCGACGGCACCGTCATCACCGTGCCCATGAACGCCGCCTGGTTCGACGCGTACGGCTGGTCCGTCGAGAACCACGGCGTCGCACCCGACCTGGAGATCCTGCGCACCCCGCTCGACTGGGCCGAGGGCCGCCACGCCCAACTGGACGACGCCATCCAGCTCGCCCTGGACCTGCTGCGCACCCATCCCGCCGCCTCGCCGCCGGACCACTCGGACGTGCCCGACAGAACGCGCCCGAAGCTCCCCCCGAGATCGGGCTGA
- a CDS encoding exodeoxyribonuclease III: MLTLTSVNVNGLRAAAKKGFVEWLAETSADVLCLQEVRAEPDQLSAEVRAPEGWHVVHAPAAAKGRAGVSLYTRREPDRVRIGFGSEEFDSSGRYVEADLPGVTVASLYLPSGEVGTERQDEKVRFMEEFLAYLKELRVRAAADGREVVVCGDWNIAHQEADLKNWRANRKNSGFLPEEREWLGRVLDAGDGGYVDVVRALHPDAEGPYSWWSYRGRAFDNDSGWRIDLQITTPGLAGKAVKGFVERAATHDERWSDHAPVTVVYDL, from the coding sequence GTGCTGACACTGACCTCTGTGAATGTGAACGGGCTCCGGGCCGCTGCGAAGAAGGGTTTCGTGGAGTGGCTCGCGGAGACCTCCGCCGATGTGCTGTGCCTTCAGGAGGTGCGGGCGGAGCCGGACCAGCTCTCCGCGGAGGTGCGCGCGCCGGAGGGCTGGCATGTCGTGCACGCCCCCGCCGCCGCCAAGGGCCGCGCGGGTGTGTCCCTTTACACACGCCGCGAGCCCGACCGTGTCCGGATCGGCTTCGGGTCCGAGGAGTTCGACTCCTCCGGGCGGTACGTCGAGGCGGACCTGCCCGGTGTCACCGTCGCGAGTCTCTACCTCCCCTCGGGCGAGGTCGGGACCGAGCGGCAGGACGAGAAGGTCCGGTTCATGGAGGAGTTCCTCGCCTACCTGAAGGAGCTCAGGGTGCGGGCCGCCGCCGACGGACGCGAGGTCGTCGTCTGCGGCGACTGGAACATCGCCCACCAGGAGGCCGACCTCAAGAACTGGCGCGCCAACCGGAAGAACTCCGGCTTCCTGCCCGAGGAGCGGGAGTGGCTGGGGCGGGTCCTCGACGCGGGCGACGGCGGGTACGTCGACGTCGTCCGCGCCCTGCACCCGGACGCCGAGGGGCCGTACTCGTGGTGGTCGTACCGGGGGCGGGCCTTCGACAACGATTCAGGTTGGAGGATCGACCTTCAGATCACCACCCCGGGGCTCGCGGGCAAGGCGGTCAAGGGATTCGTGGAGCGCGCGGCGACGCACGACGAGCGCTGGTCCGACCACGCGCCGGTCACGGTGGTCTACGACCTCTGA
- a CDS encoding GNAT family N-acetyltransferase, translating into MDGDVVLRPIRLRDQRAWREVNRRNRDWLRPWEATIPPPTPSGPIAHRPTYRQMVRHLRAEANAGRMLPFVIEYQGRLVGQLTVAGITWGSMCSGHVGYWVDQSVAGRGVMPTAVALVSDHCFRTVGLHRIEVCIRPENGPSRRVVEKLGFREEGLRPRYLHIDGAWRDHLVFALTAEEVPEGLLARWRRTRSAPPRSEQVGSEQSGSQNPSKPGNTGK; encoded by the coding sequence GTGGACGGCGATGTCGTCCTCCGGCCGATAAGGCTGCGCGACCAGCGGGCCTGGCGCGAGGTGAACCGGCGCAACCGGGACTGGCTGCGCCCCTGGGAGGCGACCATCCCGCCCCCCACGCCGAGCGGCCCCATCGCGCACCGGCCGACGTACCGGCAGATGGTCCGGCACCTGCGCGCCGAGGCCAACGCGGGCCGGATGCTGCCCTTCGTGATCGAGTACCAGGGGCGGCTGGTCGGTCAGCTCACCGTGGCCGGGATCACCTGGGGGTCGATGTGCTCCGGGCACGTCGGCTACTGGGTGGACCAGTCGGTGGCGGGTCGCGGAGTGATGCCCACCGCCGTGGCGCTGGTGAGCGACCACTGCTTCCGTACCGTCGGACTGCACCGCATCGAAGTCTGTATTCGCCCCGAGAACGGGCCCAGCCGCAGGGTCGTGGAAAAGCTCGGATTCCGCGAGGAAGGGCTTCGGCCGCGCTATCTCCACATCGACGGCGCCTGGCGGGACCATCTCGTCTTCGCGCTCACGGCGGAGGAAGTGCCCGAAGGGCTGCTCGCGCGCTGGCGCCGGACGCGTTCGGCACCGCCCCGTTCGGAGCAGGTGGGATCGGAGCAGTCCGGCTCGCAGAACCCGAGCAAGCCGGGCAACACCGGGAAATGA
- a CDS encoding GNAT family N-acetyltransferase: protein MHFRPVTFDHPDAIKLNDQVQAEYAERYGDDGDATHLDPRMFAPPVGLYLIAYDERDRPVATGGWRAQDENDEGYSDGDAELKRMFVVPEARGLGLARRILAALEDDARVAGRVRMVLETGTKQPEAVALYASSGYEPCAKFGYYRFHELSLCFAKAL, encoded by the coding sequence ATGCATTTCCGCCCGGTCACTTTCGACCATCCCGATGCCATCAAGCTCAACGACCAGGTTCAGGCCGAATACGCCGAGCGCTACGGCGACGACGGCGACGCCACACATCTGGACCCGCGGATGTTCGCCCCGCCCGTCGGCCTCTACCTGATCGCGTACGACGAGCGGGACCGCCCGGTGGCCACGGGCGGCTGGCGCGCCCAGGACGAGAACGACGAGGGCTACTCGGACGGTGACGCCGAGCTCAAGCGGATGTTCGTGGTCCCGGAGGCCCGCGGTCTCGGTCTCGCCCGGCGCATCCTGGCCGCCCTGGAGGACGACGCCCGCGTGGCCGGCCGCGTCCGCATGGTCCTGGAGACCGGCACCAAGCAGCCCGAGGCGGTCGCCCTCTACGCGTCGAGCGGCTACGAGCCGTGCGCCAAGTTCGGCTACTACCGCTTCCACGAACTGAGCCTCTGCTTCGCCAAGGCCCTCTAG
- a CDS encoding flavin-containing monooxygenase, whose amino-acid sequence MTEHEHVRVAVIGSGFGGLGAAVRLRREGITDFVVLERAGAVGGTWRDNSYPGCACDVPSHLYSFSFAPNPEWPRTFSGQEHIRAYLEHVADVFRLRPHLRFDSEVKMMTWDAQKLRWGIETSSGYLTADVVVSATGPLSDPKIPHIPGIDTFTGKVFHSARWDHDYDLRGKRVAMIGTGASAIQIVPAIQPDVARLTLFQRTPPWVMPRVDRAISGAERWLHRKLPFTTQARRGLLWGIRELQVQAFTKRPNELGMVERLAKRNIARAVKDPALREKLTPDYRIGCKRILLSNAYYPALTRPNVDVVASGLAEIDGSALVAADGTRAEADAIVFGTGFHVTDMPIAECVVGADGRTLAQAWESGMKSLRGATAAGFPNWMTIIGPNTGLGNSSMILMIESQLNYMADFVRQLDVLGGRAALDARPAAVDAWNDRVQERMKRTVWNTGGCTSWYLDANGVNTTVWPGTTAEFRSATRRVDLAEYEVLRAPEPAAGPGAAPEPRTRSTREKKVEADA is encoded by the coding sequence ATGACCGAGCACGAGCATGTACGGGTGGCGGTGATCGGGTCCGGGTTCGGCGGGCTGGGGGCCGCTGTGCGGCTGCGCCGCGAGGGGATCACCGACTTCGTCGTCCTGGAGCGGGCCGGCGCGGTGGGCGGCACCTGGCGCGACAACAGCTATCCCGGGTGCGCCTGCGACGTCCCGTCGCACCTCTACTCGTTCTCGTTCGCGCCCAACCCCGAATGGCCGCGCACCTTCTCCGGACAGGAGCACATCCGCGCGTATCTGGAGCATGTCGCGGACGTCTTCCGGCTGCGCCCGCATCTGCGGTTCGACTCCGAGGTCAAGATGATGACCTGGGACGCGCAGAAGCTGCGCTGGGGGATCGAGACCAGCAGCGGGTACCTGACGGCGGACGTCGTGGTCTCCGCGACCGGACCGCTGTCCGACCCCAAGATCCCGCACATCCCCGGGATCGACACGTTCACCGGCAAGGTGTTCCACTCGGCCCGCTGGGACCACGACTACGACCTGCGCGGCAAGCGGGTCGCCATGATCGGCACCGGCGCCTCGGCCATCCAGATCGTGCCGGCGATCCAGCCGGACGTCGCCCGGCTGACCCTGTTCCAGCGCACGCCGCCGTGGGTGATGCCGCGGGTCGACCGGGCCATCAGCGGCGCCGAGCGGTGGCTGCACCGCAAGCTGCCGTTCACGACACAGGCCAGGCGCGGGCTCCTGTGGGGCATCCGGGAACTCCAGGTGCAGGCGTTCACCAAGCGGCCGAACGAACTCGGCATGGTCGAGCGGCTGGCCAAGCGGAACATCGCGCGCGCCGTCAAGGACCCGGCGCTGCGGGAGAAGCTGACGCCCGACTACCGGATCGGCTGCAAGCGGATCCTGCTGTCGAACGCCTACTACCCGGCGCTCACCCGGCCGAACGTGGACGTGGTGGCCTCCGGACTCGCCGAGATCGACGGCTCCGCGCTCGTCGCCGCCGACGGCACCAGGGCCGAGGCCGACGCGATCGTGTTCGGGACCGGGTTCCACGTCACCGACATGCCGATCGCCGAGTGCGTCGTCGGGGCGGACGGCAGGACGCTCGCGCAGGCGTGGGAGTCGGGCATGAAGTCGCTGCGCGGCGCCACCGCCGCCGGCTTCCCCAACTGGATGACGATCATCGGACCGAACACCGGGCTCGGGAACTCCTCGATGATCCTGATGATCGAGTCCCAGCTGAACTACATGGCCGACTTCGTACGGCAGTTGGACGTGCTCGGCGGGCGTGCGGCGCTCGACGCGCGCCCCGCCGCCGTCGACGCCTGGAACGACCGCGTGCAGGAGCGGATGAAGCGCACGGTGTGGAACACCGGCGGCTGCACGAGCTGGTACCTGGACGCCAACGGCGTCAACACGACCGTATGGCCCGGTACGACGGCCGAGTTCCGGAGCGCCACGCGCCGGGTCGACCTGGCCGAGTACGAGGTGCTGCGCGCCCCGGAACCCGCGGCCGGGCCCGGGGCCGCGCCCGAGCCGCGTACGAGGAGCACCCGCGAGAAGAAGGTGGAGGCGGACGCGTGA
- a CDS encoding SDR family oxidoreductase codes for MSRVGLDGQVAVVTGAARGVGELLARKLSARGAKVALVGLEADALKRVSERLPGESDHWYADVTDHEAMARVAQEVGQRFGKVDIVVANAGVASGGPFVDSDPVAWRRVIEVNLIGSAVTARAFLPALMESRGYLLQIASLAAITPAPMMSAYCASKSGVEAFAHSLRGEVGHKGVRVGVGYLSWTDTDMVRGADQDEVMRELRQRLPWPSNKTYPLGPAVDRIVAGIERRSSSVYAQWWLRGMQGIRGYLPAVIGAVGQREMRRFEPRLGQVPRGLVGAGGAADEQERKSTAP; via the coding sequence ATGAGCAGGGTGGGTCTGGATGGACAGGTGGCCGTCGTCACGGGGGCCGCGCGCGGTGTCGGTGAACTCCTCGCGCGCAAGCTCTCCGCGCGCGGGGCGAAGGTCGCGCTGGTCGGGCTGGAGGCGGACGCGCTGAAGCGGGTCTCGGAACGGCTGCCCGGCGAGAGCGACCACTGGTACGCCGATGTCACCGACCACGAGGCCATGGCGCGGGTCGCCCAGGAGGTCGGGCAGCGGTTCGGCAAGGTGGACATCGTCGTCGCCAACGCCGGTGTCGCGAGCGGCGGGCCCTTCGTGGACTCCGACCCCGTCGCCTGGCGGCGGGTGATCGAGGTGAACCTGATCGGATCCGCGGTGACCGCGCGGGCGTTCCTGCCGGCGCTGATGGAGAGCCGGGGGTATCTGCTGCAGATCGCGTCGCTGGCCGCGATCACTCCCGCTCCCATGATGTCGGCCTACTGCGCGTCCAAGTCCGGTGTGGAGGCGTTCGCGCACAGTCTGCGCGGCGAGGTCGGGCACAAGGGCGTGCGCGTCGGCGTCGGGTATCTGTCGTGGACCGACACCGACATGGTGCGGGGTGCCGACCAGGACGAGGTGATGCGGGAGCTGCGGCAGCGGCTGCCGTGGCCCTCCAACAAGACGTATCCGCTGGGGCCGGCCGTCGACCGGATCGTGGCCGGGATCGAGCGCCGCTCCAGCAGTGTGTACGCGCAGTGGTGGCTGCGCGGGATGCAGGGCATCCGCGGCTATCTGCCCGCGGTCATCGGGGCGGTCGGGCAACGTGAGATGCGGCGGTTCGAACCGCGCCTCGGACAGGTTCCGAGGGGGCTGGTCGGGGCCGGCGGGGCGGCCGACGAACAGGAACGGAAATCGACGGCTCCGTGA
- a CDS encoding MerR family transcriptional regulator yields MEELAEEAGITVRTLRFYRERKLIPPPRREGRIAWYDDTHLARLRTISALLERGHTLNGIAELAEAFDHGRDVGELLGLGEPSEETPVRLSPEELADVFAGQATPENLAAALDLGYLGTDGGEIVHISRRLLDVSAALVREGIPLADVLTAARRVRDHTEALAELFTTLVLTEDRTPDDLQRLRPLAKSVVEAELSMALDRRLRSGDHQDPRT; encoded by the coding sequence ATGGAGGAGCTGGCCGAGGAGGCCGGCATCACCGTGCGCACCCTGCGCTTCTACCGGGAGCGCAAGCTCATACCGCCGCCCCGGCGCGAGGGCCGTATCGCCTGGTACGACGACACCCACCTGGCGCGTCTGCGCACGATCTCGGCGCTGCTGGAACGCGGCCACACCCTCAACGGCATCGCGGAACTCGCCGAGGCCTTCGACCACGGCCGTGACGTGGGCGAGTTGCTCGGGCTGGGCGAGCCCTCCGAGGAGACCCCGGTCCGGCTGTCCCCCGAGGAGCTGGCCGACGTCTTCGCCGGACAGGCGACCCCGGAGAACCTCGCCGCGGCACTCGACCTCGGCTATCTCGGCACCGACGGCGGCGAGATCGTCCACATAAGCCGCCGGCTCCTCGACGTCTCGGCCGCCCTGGTCCGCGAGGGCATACCGCTCGCGGACGTCCTGACGGCGGCCCGGCGCGTCCGCGACCACACCGAGGCACTCGCCGAGCTCTTCACCACCCTCGTCCTCACCGAGGACCGCACCCCGGACGACCTCCAACGCCTGCGCCCCCTGGCGAAGAGCGTGGTGGAGGCGGAACTGTCGATGGCGCTGGACCGGCGGCTCCGATCCGGCGATCACCAGGACCCCCGGACGTAG
- the sepX gene encoding divisome protein SepX/GlpR, which produces MSSSGLIYAVIVGAWAAYLVPMWLRRQDELNEARPTERFSTAIRLLSGRAGMERRYAKDLRARSAEEEEPSADPDDVTDSVDVRAFAVPPARPQAAAQHRPHVQERVQVPDPVQAEQKPGARAAGRESGTYETSGTARSVPHQSGPPASTPRPSVKSASQQATPSAAGRTPGARRAPSAEAAARARRTKVLARRRRTTVLLFLAFTFGAVVAAVGGLAFLWAPGAPAVMLSSYILHLRAQERRRFTYTMDRRRAEAAAQRLRERQPRRRAAVDPAADESEDGLGSDTDPGFSALAADRRALVEQTDHAEWVDQQRERQCGPAQGDSWDPVPVPLPTYVTAPVAPRATSSVDLGAPDAWSSARSSAAEPSAPEAEPADEGLPEGSDDADAGDDSRSDARRAASARRARERGRTPLFDQYEDGERPRAANE; this is translated from the coding sequence GTGAGCAGCAGCGGCCTCATCTACGCAGTCATCGTCGGGGCCTGGGCCGCCTACTTGGTGCCGATGTGGCTCCGTAGGCAGGACGAGCTGAACGAAGCCCGTCCGACGGAACGCTTCAGCACCGCCATCCGGCTGCTGTCCGGACGGGCGGGTATGGAGCGCCGATACGCCAAGGACCTGCGCGCACGCTCCGCCGAGGAGGAGGAGCCCAGCGCCGACCCGGACGACGTCACCGATTCGGTGGACGTCCGGGCCTTCGCCGTGCCCCCGGCCCGGCCCCAGGCGGCGGCCCAGCACCGTCCGCACGTACAGGAACGGGTTCAGGTGCCGGATCCGGTCCAGGCGGAGCAGAAGCCGGGCGCCCGCGCGGCCGGCAGGGAGAGCGGCACGTACGAGACCTCGGGCACCGCCCGGTCCGTACCGCATCAGTCGGGCCCGCCCGCGTCCACGCCCCGACCCTCCGTCAAGTCCGCGTCCCAGCAGGCCACTCCGTCCGCGGCGGGGCGCACGCCGGGCGCACGCCGGGCACCTTCGGCCGAGGCTGCAGCGCGTGCCCGGCGCACCAAGGTCCTCGCGCGCCGTCGGCGTACGACGGTCCTGCTCTTCCTCGCCTTCACCTTCGGCGCGGTCGTGGCGGCCGTGGGCGGGCTCGCGTTCCTGTGGGCGCCCGGCGCGCCGGCCGTGATGCTGAGTTCGTACATCCTGCACCTGCGTGCCCAGGAGCGGCGACGCTTCACGTACACCATGGACCGGCGCAGGGCCGAAGCCGCGGCGCAGCGGCTCCGGGAGCGGCAGCCCCGTCGGCGGGCGGCCGTCGACCCCGCGGCGGACGAATCGGAAGACGGCCTCGGGTCCGACACCGACCCCGGTTTCTCGGCGCTCGCCGCGGACCGCCGCGCCCTCGTCGAGCAGACCGACCACGCCGAGTGGGTCGACCAGCAGCGCGAGCGACAGTGCGGTCCCGCCCAGGGCGACAGCTGGGATCCGGTGCCGGTTCCCCTGCCGACCTATGTGACCGCGCCGGTCGCGCCCCGGGCGACGTCCAGCGTCGACCTGGGGGCGCCGGACGCGTGGAGCTCCGCGCGGTCCAGCGCGGCCGAACCGAGCGCGCCCGAGGCCGAGCCGGCCGACGAGGGCCTCCCGGAGGGTTCCGACGACGCCGACGCGGGGGACGACAGCCGCAGTGACGCGCGCCGCGCGGCATCCGCGCGGCGCGCCCGCGAGCGGGGCCGTACGCCGTTGTTCGACCAGTACGAGGACGGGGAACGGCCGCGCGCGGCCAACGAGTGA